Below is a genomic region from Candidatus Hydrogenedentota bacterium.
TCTGCTCAATCGGTATTTCGGACCAGACTACCGGGAGCCCGTACGATGCGATGCATGCGCGCTGCCGCTCCACGAACCCCGCATCAACCAGTCCGAGTTCACGCGACAGCATGCCTGCCGCGTGCATGCCGAGCGCAACCGCTTCGCCATGCAGAAACGTCGAATACCCCGACGAGGCCTCAATTCCGTGCCCGAATGTGTGGCCGTAGTTCAGGTTCGCTCGCACACCGTGCTCGCGCTCGTCCGCAACGACAATTTCCGACTTAATCTCGCACGAACGCACAATCGGATACTCGAGTGCTGCGAGGTCCTTCTGAAGCAACGCCTTCGCATTGTTCTCCATGTACTCGAACAAGTTCGCATCGGCAATCATACCGTGCTTAATCACTTCAGCAAGGCCCGCGCGCAACTCGCGATCCGGAAGCGAACGCAGAAAGTTCAAATCGACGATCACCGCGGAAGGCTGGTGAAACGCGCCGATGATGTTCTTTGCCAGGGGGTGATTCACTCCCGTTTTGCCGCCGACGCTGGAATCGACCTGCGCCACGACCGTGGTCGGGATCTGCACGAAACGAACGCCGCGCATGAACGATGCCGCCGCATAGCCTGCGACGTCTCCCACCACGCCGCCGCCCAAGGCAACCACCACGCTGGATCGGTCCAGCCCGCCGTGCAGAAACTCACCGCACAGGAATTCTATCTGGGAAAGCCGCTTATGCTCTTCACCGGCGGCCATCGCGCACACGCGCACGTGCACACCCGCGCGGTCTGCTGCGTCCGCCACCAAATCGGCATACAGCGGCGCCACGTTCGTGTCCGTAACAACGGCCACCGTCCCCTTTGCGCCCAGTGAGGTAAGTGTCTCCGCCAGACATTCAATCGCGCCTTCGCCAATCGTGATCGGATAGGCGCGCTTGCCCAGCGCAACTGTCATTTGCTTCATGCGCACTGTCCCTTTCAGGGCTTCACTGCAACGGATCGGCCCGTAAGCGCGGACTTCTCTGCCGCCAGAATGACTTCCAACGATTTGCGCCCCTCTTCGCCCGAACAATACGGTTTCTCGAGTCCCAGCGCCGCGCGCACGAACCCGCCGCTCACGTCAACGCCCCACGAACCCGGATAGTGGTTCAGCGGAGCCGGTATCTCAAACACGATTTCGCACGCAGGGTTCACAAGACGAGCCACAAGCGGCTTTTCTTCCTGCAACGCGACCTGGAGCGTCCCGTTGGCGCAATGGAATATGGTGTATGACGCGTCCATTCCCTTTACCGTCCACGAAGCACACAACGTGCCCACCGTTCCGTCCTCAAACGTGAAGCACGACACCAAGTTGTCATCGACAGTCGAGTTTTTCTTCTCAATGTTCGCCATGTACGCCGATACCTTCGAAATCTCTTTGCCGGTCAGGAAGCGGATGAGGTCCGCCTTATGGACTCCGAGATCGGCCATTGCGCCGAATCGCGCTTCCTTCTTGCGGAAGAACCACTTGCCCGTCGGGCTCCAGTTCTCGGGTCCTTCATGACCGAACTGCCCCGTAACGTGGAGAATCTTCCCGAGGATTCCGCTATCGAGCACTTCCTTTGCCTTTCGATGGACCGGAAACCTCCGTTGGCTCTGGTTCACCATCAGCAGCTTCTTCATTTTCTTGGCGGTCTCTACCATCGCCTTCGCTTCGGCGGAGTTACATGCCATGGGCTTCTCCACCAGCACATGGCAACCGGCCTTTAATGCATCGATGGTCACGGAAGCGTGCAGGTAATTCGGAAGCGCAACAGTCACGCCATCTGGCTTCTCCTTCTTCAGCATCTCCCTGTAATTCGAATAGACGCGCGCATGGGGCGCGAACTGCTGCGCCAATTCCCGCGCTTTCGATACCAGTGGATCGCAAAACGCGATAATCTCCGCTTCCGGACACACCGCATAATCCGGCACATGCAATCGCTCGGAAATCGCCCCGCAACCAATCACCGCCGCTCGAAACTTCTCCGCCATGACGCAAACCCTTTCGATAACCAATGCCTTACACAATCCCAGGCAAACTCACAAGCCCCGCACGCAGGAAAGCTGAATTCTATCCCCCATCCAGTGAGCAAGCAAGTGTGCGCGCGCCGCGTGTACTGGTTAGCGTGCAGGCGGGGCGGCTCATCCGCGAAACGATGGTCTTGGAAAAGATATGCGTCCATGGCGGTCCCCCAAGAGACGAATGCTCGTTCAACTTCAATCGGTTGTGAACCCTACTTCCCCTAATGTGTGGTGCTTCATGACTTCATCCTCAAATGTACGCCCCTACACGCACAACCGCTTCGTCCCCGCCACTCCCAAGAGTCCAAGTTTCCTCGGCCGACGCGATGCGATACAATCAAGTGGCTGTAGTGTTGGCTTCCGATCGGTTCTTTCGTTTCCTGGGGCTCTGGTTCAAAGCAGACCAGGGTGTTGCTCCCTGTATGGGGATTCAGCAAACAAATCTTGCGAATTGGAGAGGAACCCGCGATGCCCAGTATCACCATCCGCCTTGGCGAAATTGCACACGCGCGCTCCGGCGATAAGGGCGCGGCGGCCACCCTGGGTATCTTCGCCTACACGCAAGACGGCTACGATTTTCTGCGCAGTTACCTGACGGCGGATCGCGTCGAGGCCTTCTTCAAACCCATGGGTTGCGAGAAAGTGAAACGGTACGAGGTCCCCAACCTGAACACGTTGAACTTCGTCTTGCCAGAAGTTCTGGCGGGAGGGGGCAGCCGTTCGCTGCGGGTAGACGCGCAGGGCAAAGCCGTGGGTCAGGTGGCGTTAGAAATGCCGATTGAGATTGAAGAAGGAATGCATGAAGCGTGTCTTAAGGCGCCGGCAGGCGCCCGAGGCTCACGGTAAACATGAGTAACTCGCCGGTTCTTACCGAACATCCGAAAACCGGGATTGTGGTGTTGACGCTGAATCGTCCCGAGCGCCGAAATGCGCTCAGCATCCCGGTGATGGAAGCGTTTTGCGACGCGCTGGATACGGCCAATGCGGACGAGTCGCAACGAATCATTATCATAACGGGCGCGGGTCCTGTCTTTTGCGCAGGGCTTGATCTAAAGGAATCGCAGCAACGCGACTTGGCGCATACGTCGGCAGAACTCGTAGCGCGTACGCTTAAGACCATCTCCGAATCGCGCGCGGTTACCATCGCTGCCGTGCATGGCGCGGCTATCGCCGGGGGTGCGGGGATTATGTCCGCGTGCGATCTCGTGATCGCATCGGAAGACACCAAGATCGGCTACCCCGAGGTCAGGCGAGGTCTCGTTGCGGGACTCGTCATGACGTTTATGCGGAGGCAGATGCGGGAGCGTGACGCCAGGGAACTACTCGTGCTTGGCGAACTGGTTACCGCACATCGCGCTCTTGAAATGGGCCTGGTTAACCGGGTAGTTCCTGCCGGAACGCATGTCGAACAAGCTTCTATTTTGGCAAAGGCCGTGCTGAAAGGTGCGCCCGGAGCTATTGCGCATTCGAAGGCCATGCTCCGCGAAATGTGGCCCCGACCCGTGGATGCCGACCTCGCTTACGCGCTCGAACATCACAAGCTGGCGCGCGCTTCGCAAGAGGCTGTAGAGGGAATTGCGGCGTTTAATCAGAAGCGGCTTCCGAATTGGGACCCTGAGTCTGAGAGAGCGTAGAAAGAGACTACCGTATCGCCCCAGCAATCACGATGGCATGCGCACGTAAATGTGCTTGGCTCTCTCGATTTCGGCGCCTTCGCCGTCCGCACCGGATTCTTTCTGAAACTCCCGGTATTGCTCTTTCGAATAGGCGCCGACATCACTGGCGTCCGTGGGCAACGCAGCGCCTTGCCACACATCGAGCAACACATACTGCCCATCGCAACGCCATGCCGACACTTCAACGGCAAAAACACGGCCCCCGCTCGAGAAGAAGATGTTTCCGGTTAGCGCGGTGGCCGCTGCGCGCATCCGTTGCGGATCTAACACGCGCGCGCGCACACCGCCAAACGCCACAGGACGAACGTCCGACCACGACACACCCTGGGACTCAAGTTCCTTACGCAGGAGGGCAAGCCCGTCGATGCGCTTTTGGGCCGCTTCGGGCGTCGCGGCTGTCTCTACCTGCTCTCCCGGCTTGAACACACGCCGTTCCTCTTCATACAGCAGTTGGCCCGCGCTACTACCCTCCGGGCACACGGCCAGGGCATCTTCAAGACGGTTCTCGGAGAGACTCTTGAGAAGCGTCATGGAGAATGCCGTTATCGCCCTGTCTTCCACGCCAAAAATGGAGGAACGGAACGTGTAGGCGCCCGCCAGAAGCGAGGCGGCAAATACGGTAACAACGATCACAGCCAAGAAGCTCGAATTCGAGTGCGTGGTTCTTGCCCGCGGGGCAACCCGAAATCGGTTAGACCCCGAAATCTGGTCTAACGCCTCGCCTTCGAACTCTAGCCTTCTATATTGTGCGGCCCGCATGAGGATTCGATGGATTCCTTTTCCAACATCTGCCGGTAGGTCCGGCACATAGAATTATGCCCAAGCATATGACGAAGCAGTTGCAGCACATATGCCGAATAACATCGTTTATCTGTCTCTAAACTAGCGAATCGAAGTCTGTTGGTCAAGTCTAAAAACCTACTTTTCACACAACCTATTGAGTCTCAACACATGTAACCCACCGGATTTAGTGAGTTTAAGTCATTTACGAACGGACTTCCTGGGAAAATGGAACGCGTGACCCGGCTGCTGCATAATGCATCTGGGTTTCTACACACAACAAAGGACCTCGTGAGTATCGTGCTCAAATCCTTGTTACGACCCTTGCGAAGGGCAGTGCTCTACTCTCTCTACCCGCATTGGCGACACCTCCCCAGGGAAGAAGAAGGGTATTCCGTGCTATTGCCCATGCCGATGGACATGCCGTTCCTCTTGCGCTTTGCTCTCGAGGGTTTGGCATCCATGGACACTGCCCATTGCCGTCAAATCCTGGTCATTCCCGACGGCAACGGCGAAGATGGAGGTGCTGCATTACGCGACGTCGTATCGGAGTTCACAGACCCGCGCATTCAGTTCGTCGAGATTGGCCCCAAGGATCGCCTGGTTAGCCGCAAGTTGGGTGTCAGCGGCTCGCATTGGATGACCATCGTGAAAGGTGCATCCTGCGCGACGGCCCAGTACATATTCCTGCACGACTCCGACAGCTTCTTCCTCGACGCGGAGTTCCTTGAGCAACAGTATAGGCAATGTGTTGAAGGCGGACTATATACGTTGGGCGTGGAATCTCGATGGGACCCGTCCTTCACCGAGATTGGCTACAGCTTGCCGGGCACGTGGGAGTTGATGTTCTCAAACCGGTGGATCCGGTCGCGTCTTCCCGGCAACGCGAAAGCTATGCTCCACCAAACGCCTCACGGCCCAATCATGTTCGACACGCTACTCTACGCGCAGTATCTCGATTTCAAGTCGGGGAAGATACGTGTCGCGGAAGGGGCCAACCGCATCGTCCACTTCAGTGCGACCATCATCACGTATCGCGAGTTTCGCCGCAGGACAGGCAAGTGCGTCGCGGACATGCTCTTTCGGATTCTCTTCCTCGCATTGCTGGAGACGGTTGTGCCGGCACAGAAGGGACGCCTGCTGCCTGCTGTCGAGGAACTCGCGAAAGGCTTAACGGACGCGTCACGTCCAGTTCACTATCGCGTGGAAGGCATCGATCAGGACTACGCGGAATTCCGCGGAATGATAGATCAACTATGTGGCGCGCCTATTATCAAGGGAGCAAGGGCCGACCGATTGCGTGAATTGCTCGTTCCTTTTGACACTCATTTTGCAGCGGCCCTTGAGAATGCAAAGAGCGGGGAACGCGTCGCCAAATTGCGCGAGCACGGGCTCGGTTAAACAAGAACGCGTCCCTGCACCTTGAAGATACAGGGACGCAGCAACACACACATCCAATGCGGTCAGGCTGCTGTCTTATCAGCTTGCGGCAAGAACATCGCCCCAACTCCGATGGCTATGAGCGCGGCCCCCAGGCCGATATTCCACTTGATTGCCGGTGACCCCCAAAGCCACGGAATCAAGGCCAGCATCATCACTCCAATCAAGATCGTACAAATTCCCACAATTCGAAACGGCGACATCATAGTCCCGCTCTGAACGGTATCGCCCGGAAGTTCGCCTATCGGAGTGGACAAACGCTTCTGGAATTCGTCGCAGCGGCTTTGCTCATCAGCGGTCATCGGCTTGGCAAGACTCACCACGATCATGGTCAAGTACGTCACAATGGTGGTGCTGATGAACATGAAGATCTCCATCTTCCACGTGGTGCCAAAGAAAATGACATCTTCGGTAGCAGGCTTCCACTGCAGGAACCCGAGTAGCGCCACATCGGCCTTATGTCGTGAGAGAAAGAACAAGCCCAAACCTAGCGAAAGCCCAGCGATGAACCCGACCATGGCGCTCAAGCTGGTCACTCGACGTGATACCAGTCCGAGCAACATCGGGACCGCAACGGGAGCCGTTGCCACCCCAAACAAGGTGACCATGATGCGGAAGAGGTCTTCGGCCTTGCCGCGCGACATGAGGAAGGCCGCGCCCAAGGCAATCACTCCCACGAGCAGTGTCATCAAACGGCCTACCTGCACCAATTCCCACTCGGATGCTTTTGGACGGAACAGACGCTTGTATACGTCGTTTGTCAACACACTGGCGCACACGTTGTAGTCGCCGCTGAGTGTCGACATCGTAGCGGCAAACATCGCGGCGATTGCCAATCCCAGCATTCCCGCGGGCAAGAGCATCGAGCAGACGGCCGGGTAAACGTCGCCGGCATCCTTAAGGTCCGGGATGAAGCCATGCGCTGCAATTGCCGGAAAGAACATCAGCGGAGGCCCTATTACGTATAGTGCGACAACCAATAGGCCGACCTTACGCGCATCTCTCTCTTTCGGCACACAATAGTATTTCTGAATAAGGGACCAGTTGATGCTGCTCCACGCCAGGCTGTACAAGATGACCAGCGGCAGCACGTACGACCATCCAAAATCGCCTCCCGTCAGATCGAAGAATCCTTTGGGAGAGTTCTCGAAAATGGCCGTCAGTCCACCTGCCTTGTTAATGGACAGCGGCAATACGACCAGGATGCCCACGGACAGCACGACAAACTGAATAAAGTCGGTCACGGCAACGGCCCAAAGCCCCCCCATGAACGTATAGATCAACATGATGCCGCCAGCACCGAGAATCGACCATTTGATATCCATTCCCACACAAATGGAGATGAACTTCCCAGTTGCAAACAGTTTGATGGCGTCGTCGATAATCTTCACCGGCACGCCCTGCCACGCAAATACCTGCCGCAACGCCGCCCCATAGCGCGTCTCCAGATACTCGACAGGGCTGTGAATACGCGCGCGCCGCCACGACTTGGAAAACACCAATGCACTGAACAACGCTGCTGGCACTGCGACCCAAAGCAAGGTCACCCCAACCCAACCATGCCGGTAACAGACAGACGGGTAGAAGACGAACGCGGCAACGCTGAAGCTGGTCATATAGAAGGAGACGCCGCTCAACCACCAGGGAATTGCATTACCCCCGCAGAAGTAGTCTTTCATCTCCCGCATGTGGCGATAAAAGTAGACCCCGATCAGCAGCATCAGCACAAAATAACCGACCAACATGGCGTAGTCGGGAAACTCAAGCGTTCGGTAAACGGAATTCTCCATGGTACTCACTCCCCCTCGCGAGCAATTGCCGGCTTCGTGCCTGTGCCAAAGGAACTCATTTAGTCGCGCCAAGCGAACGCGCGTACTTGACGCACCCCGCAATTGCTTCTTTCGTCTGTTCTTCGGTCAACTCGACGCCCTTCGTGCCTTCGAACTCGATTGTGATCGGCCCCTTGTAACCCTTCGTTTGCAGGACCTTCCACACATCCGGAAACTTCACAATCCCTTGGCCAAGCACGGGGAACACCCACGATTCCAACCCGCCGTCGTGATCTTTGAACTCGACCGTTCCGACGTAGTCGATACTCTTCTTCAGCTCTGCCACGGCATCCGCACCCTTGTTGTAGTAGGTGATGTTTCCCGTGTCGAAGTTCACGCGGACGTTGGGATGGTTGATCGCTTTCATGGTCTCAACCTGCACGTCGCCGTTCGTTCCCAAATCCGGGTGCGTTTCGAGCGTAATGGTCACGCCGTAATTCTTGGCGATATCGCCCGCTTTGCGAAGCCGCTCTATGACCACTTCCTTTGGCGCATCATTACGTTTCGCGGAGATGAACATGTACTTCACGTCCATCTTCGCGCACGTCGCCAACTGCACACCGAGTTCATCTACACACGTTTCCTTCGAAAGATCGGTTTCACCGCGCATCACGAGCGCTGTGAGCTTGTGATCCGCGAGTTTCTTCGTGATTTCGTCGATCTGGTCCGGTTTGGGCACATTCAAGAAGATGTAGTGAATACCCAGTGTTGGCAGATGTTCCCACGCTGTATCTTGAAATTTGCCGTAGCTCGCCAAACGCACCGCGAGGGGATTCCCCGCGTCATCTGCCTGCACAGGCAAACCCGCACACGAAAGCAACGCAAGCGCGACAAGCGCCGCCACACCGGAAAAACGCAAAGCCGCTCTATTCATCGTTCCACTACTCCTGTTACATGAAGGCGCCGAGTGCCTCACGCGCCCGGCGCCGCTCAGTTCCCCTCAAACACCAAAAAGCAGGCACACTACGCAAGTTCCTTGCGGTGCGCCCACACTTTCTGAAACGCTTTCGTATACTGCTCGACCATCTCGGGCACGTCCATGGTCCAATACGGGAGCGCAATACACGTATTGTTCGCCTGGTCGGTTCCCGGCAATTCGGGAATAACCGGTTTGTGATGCCACCACTCGTCTTCCTGGTATACCGCGCACGTATGTTGCGGCAAATAGTGCAAGGCGTCGGCATTCACGCCCTCCGCCTTTAATGCCTTCACGGCGGCCTCGCGAGTCATGCCCGCTTCCTTCTCATCGATGAACAGCATGTTCCACGAGTAATGAAGACGCTGCATGTCTTTGCGTCCGCTCGACTGCTCATACAGACCTGGCAGTTGAATCAGCGCATCGTTCAACGCGCGAACCTGCTTGGCGCCCGCTGCGTTACGTGCTTCAAGATCGACAAGCTGGCAGCGCGCCAGCGCCGCGGCCATCGGGTGCATCCTGAATTTCAGTCCCAAACCGGAACCCTTGTACTTGAAGTACGGATTCTCCTTGGCGACGCCTCCGATTTGATAGTCCATGAACGCGGTCGCGCGCGC
It encodes:
- the aroB gene encoding 3-dehydroquinate synthase produces the protein MKQMTVALGKRAYPITIGEGAIECLAETLTSLGAKGTVAVVTDTNVAPLYADLVADAADRAGVHVRVCAMAAGEEHKRLSQIEFLCGEFLHGGLDRSSVVVALGGGVVGDVAGYAAASFMRGVRFVQIPTTVVAQVDSSVGGKTGVNHPLAKNIIGAFHQPSAVIVDLNFLRSLPDRELRAGLAEVIKHGMIADANLFEYMENNAKALLQKDLAALEYPIVRSCEIKSEIVVADEREHGVRANLNYGHTFGHGIEASSGYSTFLHGEAVALGMHAAGMLSRELGLVDAGFVERQRACIASYGLPVVWSEIPIEQTLEAMKHDKKARSGTLKFVVADSVGHVVHRTDITPDQARRALEALRG
- a CDS encoding Gfo/Idh/MocA family oxidoreductase codes for the protein MAEKFRAAVIGCGAISERLHVPDYAVCPEAEIIAFCDPLVSKARELAQQFAPHARVYSNYREMLKKEKPDGVTVALPNYLHASVTIDALKAGCHVLVEKPMACNSAEAKAMVETAKKMKKLLMVNQSQRRFPVHRKAKEVLDSGILGKILHVTGQFGHEGPENWSPTGKWFFRKKEARFGAMADLGVHKADLIRFLTGKEISKVSAYMANIEKKNSTVDDNLVSCFTFEDGTVGTLCASWTVKGMDASYTIFHCANGTLQVALQEEKPLVARLVNPACEIVFEIPAPLNHYPGSWGVDVSGGFVRAALGLEKPYCSGEEGRKSLEVILAAEKSALTGRSVAVKP
- a CDS encoding enoyl-CoA hydratase/isomerase family protein, whose protein sequence is MSNSPVLTEHPKTGIVVLTLNRPERRNALSIPVMEAFCDALDTANADESQRIIIITGAGPVFCAGLDLKESQQRDLAHTSAELVARTLKTISESRAVTIAAVHGAAIAGGAGIMSACDLVIASEDTKIGYPEVRRGLVAGLVMTFMRRQMRERDARELLVLGELVTAHRALEMGLVNRVVPAGTHVEQASILAKAVLKGAPGAIAHSKAMLREMWPRPVDADLAYALEHHKLARASQEAVEGIAAFNQKRLPNWDPESERA
- a CDS encoding sugar phosphate isomerase/epimerase; the encoded protein is MNRAALRFSGVAALVALALLSCAGLPVQADDAGNPLAVRLASYGKFQDTAWEHLPTLGIHYIFLNVPKPDQIDEITKKLADHKLTALVMRGETDLSKETCVDELGVQLATCAKMDVKYMFISAKRNDAPKEVVIERLRKAGDIAKNYGVTITLETHPDLGTNGDVQVETMKAINHPNVRVNFDTGNITYYNKGADAVAELKKSIDYVGTVEFKDHDGGLESWVFPVLGQGIVKFPDVWKVLQTKGYKGPITIEFEGTKGVELTEEQTKEAIAGCVKYARSLGATK